A window of the Candidatus Schekmanbacteria bacterium genome harbors these coding sequences:
- a CDS encoding nucleotidyltransferase family protein, translating into MVSTILLCAGQSRRMGRSKLLLPLKDKKVIDYVLFNLLNSNTTKIVVVARKNDKEFLKHIPNHKKIEIVFNNLENADMFSSVVCGTQFLKKDTLPLMIFLGEHPLIDSKTINILIDAFLNSEKRIVMPVYEGIKGHPLILDNSLKNEILSPKIRCLKDIIKKHQNEILEVDVDCRGVVIDLDTEEDYKKMLEEIENGYL; encoded by the coding sequence ATGGTCTCTACTATTCTTTTGTGCGCAGGTCAATCGAGAAGAATGGGAAGATCAAAACTTCTCCTTCCTTTGAAAGATAAAAAAGTAATTGATTATGTATTATTCAATTTATTAAATTCAAATACAACAAAAATCGTTGTCGTTGCCAGAAAGAATGATAAAGAATTTTTGAAACATATTCCAAATCATAAAAAAATAGAAATCGTGTTCAACAACCTTGAAAATGCAGATATGTTCTCATCTGTTGTTTGCGGAACACAATTTTTAAAAAAAGACACCTTACCTTTAATGATTTTTTTAGGAGAACATCCTTTGATTGACTCCAAGACGATCAATATCCTAATCGACGCTTTTTTAAACAGTGAAAAAAGAATTGTGATGCCAGTTTATGAGGGAATCAAGGGACATCCTTTGATACTTGATAACTCTTTGAAAAATGAGATACTATCTCCTAAAATTAGGTGTCTCAAAGACATTATTAAAAAACACCAAAATGAAATTCTCGAAGTCGATGTAGATTGCAGAGGAGTTGTTATCGACTTGGACACTGAAGAGGATTACAAGAAAATGTTGGAGGAAATAGAAAATGGATATTTATGA